A genomic segment from Modestobacter roseus encodes:
- the mfd gene encoding transcription-repair coupling factor codes for MSLRGVLDVVLTDAGVASVVDRAGSAELAVTAPPSVQPLVAAALAADRPGAGVPVLVVTAGERDADTVAAQLRCFVPDRRVEVFPAWETLPHERLSPRADTVGRRLAVLRDLTHPGDNGTIDVLVAPVRSVLQPLAPGLGDLVPVELAPGQSAELDVVARALADAAYTRVELVEKRGEFAVRGGLLDVFPPTEPHPVRVEFWGDEVDELRYFSAADQRSLDERPERLWAPPCRELLLTDDVRARAAQLGTDHPELAEVTGKLAEGIAVEGMESLIPALIGGERMQLLTDLVARGTHVLVCDPERVRSRAADLVRTAEEFLAASWQTAAEAGQAPIDLGASSFRDLEDVAAAARGRGLPWWTTGVFTLQPDDDAAQVTLDATGVERFHGDQQQAFDQFRRWGRDGWRVVLTFAGPGPAQRAADQLTEADLGARLVPGIETAPETGAPLVTQGNLDAGFVFPGVGVALVTEHDLTGQRGTSMRDAQKMPARRRNAVDLVQLQPGDLVVHEQHGVGRYVEMVSRTVHGGQRDYLIVEYAPGKRNQPPDRLFVPTDSLDQLTRYVGGEAPALSKLGGADWQKTKAQARKAVKQIAAELIRLYSARMATTGHAFGPDTVWQRELEDAFPFQETPDQLAAIDEVKTDMMNPVPMDRIICGDVGYGKTEIAVRAAFKAVQDGKQVAVLVPTTLLANQHFKTFAERFAQFPVTVAVLSRFQSTAESNETLRKLADGEIDVLVGTHRLLQPTTRFKELGLVIVDEEQRFGVEHKEYLKTMRTAVDVLSMSATPIPRTLEMSLTGIREMSTILTPPEERHPVLTYVGAWDDKQMAAAIRRELLRDGQVFVIHNRVQSIDKAAAKIRNLVPEARVAVGHGQMKEHELERIMVGFWEKEYDVLVATTIVESGLDIPNANTLIVDRADTFGLSQLHQIRGRVGRGRERAYAYFTYDPSRPLTETSVDRLTTIAHNTDLGAGMAVAMKDLEIRGSGNLLGGEQSGHIAGVGFDLYVRLVGEAVTDYRAQATGESPPVEPAEVRVDLPVDAHLPHDYVPGERLRMEAYRKVASVQDDEQAQAVLDELTDRYGAAPAPVLNLLAVARFRAAMRRLGVTEVSMQGRNVRVGPVELRESQVMKLSRLAEGATYKEAVRTVSIKVPVGPDRRTPLRDVALLEKLHALLSAVLEQPVLAAS; via the coding sequence GTGAGCTTGCGCGGCGTGCTCGACGTCGTCCTGACCGACGCCGGTGTCGCCTCGGTGGTGGACCGGGCCGGCTCCGCCGAGCTGGCGGTCACCGCCCCACCGTCGGTGCAGCCGCTCGTCGCCGCCGCGCTGGCCGCCGACCGGCCCGGTGCCGGGGTGCCGGTGCTGGTGGTCACCGCGGGGGAGCGCGACGCCGACACCGTCGCCGCCCAGCTGCGCTGCTTCGTCCCCGACCGCCGGGTCGAGGTGTTCCCGGCCTGGGAGACGCTGCCGCACGAGCGGCTCAGCCCCCGCGCGGACACCGTCGGCCGGCGCCTCGCCGTGCTCCGCGACCTGACCCACCCCGGCGACAACGGCACGATCGACGTGCTGGTCGCCCCGGTCCGCAGCGTGCTGCAGCCGCTGGCCCCCGGGCTCGGCGACCTGGTGCCGGTCGAGCTGGCCCCGGGCCAGAGCGCCGAGCTGGACGTCGTCGCCCGGGCGCTGGCCGACGCCGCCTACACCCGGGTCGAGCTGGTCGAGAAGCGCGGTGAGTTCGCCGTCCGCGGTGGCCTGCTCGACGTCTTCCCGCCCACCGAGCCGCACCCGGTGCGGGTGGAGTTCTGGGGCGACGAGGTCGACGAGCTGCGGTACTTCTCCGCGGCCGACCAGCGGTCGCTGGACGAGCGCCCGGAGCGGCTCTGGGCCCCGCCGTGCCGGGAGCTGCTGCTCACCGACGACGTCCGGGCCCGGGCCGCACAGCTGGGTACCGATCACCCGGAGCTGGCCGAGGTCACCGGCAAGCTCGCCGAGGGCATCGCGGTCGAGGGCATGGAGTCGCTCATCCCGGCCCTCATCGGGGGAGAGCGGATGCAGCTGCTCACCGACCTGGTCGCCCGGGGCACCCACGTGCTGGTCTGCGACCCCGAGCGGGTGCGCAGCCGCGCCGCGGACCTGGTGCGCACCGCCGAGGAGTTCCTCGCCGCCTCCTGGCAGACCGCCGCCGAGGCCGGGCAGGCGCCGATCGACCTCGGGGCGTCGTCCTTCCGCGACCTCGAGGACGTCGCCGCGGCCGCCCGCGGCCGCGGCCTGCCCTGGTGGACGACGGGCGTGTTCACCTTGCAGCCGGACGACGACGCCGCGCAGGTGACCTTGGACGCCACCGGCGTCGAGCGGTTCCACGGCGACCAGCAGCAGGCGTTCGACCAGTTCCGCCGCTGGGGCCGCGACGGCTGGCGGGTGGTGCTCACCTTCGCCGGCCCGGGACCCGCGCAGCGCGCCGCCGACCAGCTCACCGAGGCCGACCTCGGCGCCCGCCTGGTGCCCGGCATCGAGACCGCACCCGAGACCGGCGCGCCGCTGGTCACCCAGGGCAACCTGGACGCCGGCTTCGTCTTCCCCGGCGTCGGGGTCGCGCTGGTGACCGAGCACGACCTCACCGGCCAGCGCGGCACCAGCATGCGCGATGCGCAGAAGATGCCGGCCCGCCGCCGCAACGCCGTCGACCTGGTGCAGCTGCAGCCCGGCGACCTCGTCGTCCACGAGCAGCACGGCGTCGGCCGGTACGTGGAGATGGTCAGCCGCACCGTGCACGGCGGGCAACGCGACTACCTGATCGTCGAGTACGCCCCGGGCAAGCGGAACCAGCCACCGGACCGGCTGTTCGTGCCCACCGACTCCCTGGACCAGCTGACCCGCTACGTCGGCGGGGAGGCCCCGGCGCTGTCCAAGCTCGGCGGGGCGGACTGGCAGAAGACGAAGGCCCAGGCGCGCAAGGCGGTCAAGCAGATCGCCGCGGAGCTGATCCGGCTGTACTCGGCGCGGATGGCGACCACGGGGCACGCCTTCGGTCCGGACACCGTCTGGCAGCGCGAGCTGGAGGACGCGTTCCCGTTCCAGGAGACCCCCGACCAGCTCGCCGCGATCGACGAGGTCAAGACGGACATGATGAACCCGGTGCCGATGGACCGGATCATCTGCGGCGACGTCGGCTACGGGAAGACCGAGATCGCCGTCCGGGCGGCGTTCAAGGCGGTGCAGGACGGCAAGCAGGTCGCCGTCCTCGTGCCGACCACGCTGCTGGCCAACCAGCACTTCAAGACCTTCGCGGAGCGGTTCGCCCAGTTCCCGGTCACCGTCGCCGTCCTGTCCCGCTTCCAGTCGACGGCGGAGTCCAACGAGACGCTGCGCAAGCTCGCCGACGGCGAGATCGACGTCCTGGTCGGCACCCACCGGCTGCTCCAGCCCACCACCCGGTTCAAGGAGCTCGGGCTGGTGATCGTCGACGAGGAGCAGCGCTTCGGCGTCGAGCACAAGGAGTACCTGAAGACGATGCGGACGGCGGTCGACGTGCTGTCGATGTCCGCGACGCCGATCCCGCGCACGCTGGAGATGTCGCTGACCGGCATCCGGGAGATGTCGACGATCCTGACCCCGCCGGAGGAGCGGCACCCCGTGCTCACCTACGTCGGCGCCTGGGACGACAAGCAGATGGCTGCCGCGATCCGGCGCGAGCTGCTCCGCGACGGCCAGGTCTTCGTGATCCACAACCGGGTGCAGTCGATCGACAAGGCCGCGGCGAAGATCCGCAACCTGGTGCCCGAGGCCCGGGTGGCGGTCGGCCACGGCCAGATGAAGGAGCACGAGCTCGAGCGGATCATGGTCGGCTTCTGGGAGAAGGAGTACGACGTCCTGGTCGCCACCACGATCGTCGAGTCCGGGCTGGACATCCCCAACGCCAACACCCTGATCGTCGACCGGGCCGACACCTTCGGCCTCTCCCAGCTGCACCAGATCCGCGGCCGCGTGGGCCGTGGCCGGGAGCGGGCCTACGCCTACTTCACGTACGACCCCTCCCGGCCGTTGACCGAGACCTCGGTCGACCGGCTGACCACCATCGCGCACAACACCGACCTCGGCGCCGGGATGGCGGTGGCGATGAAGGACCTGGAGATCCGCGGCTCGGGCAACCTGCTCGGCGGGGAGCAGTCCGGGCACATCGCCGGCGTCGGGTTCGACCTCTACGTCCGGCTGGTCGGCGAGGCGGTCACCGACTACCGCGCGCAGGCGACCGGGGAGTCGCCGCCGGTGGAGCCGGCCGAGGTCCGGGTCGACCTGCCGGTCGACGCGCACCTCCCGCACGACTACGTGCCCGGCGAGCGGCTGCGGATGGAGGCCTACCGCAAGGTCGCGAGCGTGCAGGACGACGAGCAGGCGCAGGCGGTGCTCGACGAGCTCACCGACCGCTACGGCGCCGCGCCGGCCCCGGTGCTCAACCTGCTCGCGGTGGCCCGGTTCCGCGCGGCCATGCGCCGGCTGGGCGTCACCGAGGTGTCGATGCAGGGGCGCAACGTGCGGGTCGGCCCGGTCGAGCTGCGGGAGAGCCAGGTGATGAAGCTGTCCCGGCTCGCCGAGGGCGCCACCTACAAGGAGGCGGTCCGCACCGTGTCGATCAAGGTGCCGGTCGGGCCGGACCGGCGCACCCCGCTGCGGGACGTCGCGCTGCTGGAGAAGCTGCACGCGCTGCTGTCCGCGGTGCTCGAGCAGCCGGTCCTCGCCGCTTCCTGA